The segment ATAAACACTTGATTAACCGGTGTTCCAGCAATTTCGTCAATTGTTTTAACATTATCAACTGTATGTGGACAAGAAACATATGGTACTAGCGTCGGACCATCAATCTCAATTACTCGTATATAATTAGCATCTGGGTCAGGATGTATTTCATCATAATCAGCAGGTGTTAAACCGCTTTGAGCGAGAAAGCTGCGAACCACATCGTCTGGTGGAACATAGCTGCATTTCGCCCCTAGTTCCATCGCAAGATTACAAAGTGTCATTCTCTCTGAAACAGAAAGACTTTCAACATATGAACCATGAAATTCAATCGAACAATAAGTCGCTCCATCTGCAGTTAAATCACCAATTAATTTCAACATAATATCTTTGGCACTAACTCCCTCTGCAAGAGGACCATTGATGACAACTTTTATCGTTTCAGGAACCTTCATCCATAACTCACCAGTTACCCATGTAGCTGTAATCTCACTAAACCCTACTCCCGTACCAAAAGCACCAAGTGCACCGTAAATCGTAGAATGTGAATCTGTTCCAATTATCACATCGCCTGGACGAATATTGCCTTCTTCCATTAACACAATATGTGCAATACCAGCATCCACATCATAGAACTTTTTAATGCCTTCTCTTTCAGCAAATTCTCTACAAAGCTGCTGATGCTTTGCTTGTTTCTCCGTTTTAGCAGGCGATATATGATCCAACACGATTGCAATCCGATCTCGATCATAAATTCGTTTATGTTGGAGTTTTTCGTATGTTTCTATACAGCGCCAGCTTGCAATATGGCTCATATATAAATTTGGAAATACGTTTAAAATTTGGCCTGCCCTCGCTTCTTCAACACCACTTGCACGCGCTAATGCTTTCTCAGCAAATGTTTTTCCCACGTAAATGCCTCCTTAAATACTTGAAATCTATGAGTTGCTAATAGCGTTTTTTTCTAAACTTTTAATAAGACCACCATCATCAATTATTTTTTGCAAACTAGCAGGATAAGGTTCAAATTTATATACTTGATCATTGACCTTTATTTCTCCTAAGCTAAAATTAATACTAATTTCATCACCATCTTTAATAATTGCCGCTGCCTCAGGACATTCGACTGCTCGAAGACCGGTGTTAATTGAGTTACGGAAAAATACTCGAGAAAAGGATTTTGCGACAACTGCCTTTATACCAGCACCTATTAAACAAGTTGCAGCTTGTTCTCTTGCGCTGCCACAACCAAAATTTTTTCCAGCTACGACTACTTCAGATGCTTTTAATTGAGTTTGCACCTCTTTGCCTAATGGCTCAAAGGCATGCTGTGCAAGTTCTACAGGATCTATACTAACTAGATAACGCCCAGGTATGATTACATCAGTATCCACACTATCTCCGAAACAAATGCAGCGACCATTCACTACTTCATTCATAAACATTTCACTCCCATGTTCATAGCATTGTTTATTTTTAAAGAAAAGGGCAGATAGCGGATTCTTTCTGAAACCTATATTTCTACTCTAACTACCTGCCTTATTTAATAAAGTCTTACCCAGTAATTATTTTTTGTACTTCTGCGATTACATTTTCAGGTGTTTCTGTGTAGCCTTTAATCATTTCAGCTAATTCTTCACCGTTTTTAGGATATAAAAGGATAGATTGTGCTTTATTTTCTTCTAAGAATTCAGGATCTTTCATCATTTCCATGTATGCAGTTCTTAAGATATTAACAATTTCAGGATCTGTATTTGGCGGTGCTACCATTGGTACACCTAATCCTGGTGCTGCCGTTAAGTTTAAAATTTGCACTTGTTCTTCAGACAGGAAATCTTCTATTTTAGGTACATTCGGACCAACATCAACGGAACCAGAAGTTGCTAAAATTTTCAATTTACCAGATTCTAAATCAGCTTCAGTTATTGCAGCATGCGCGATTACTGCTCCTTGTACTTCTCCTCGTTCCATCGCTAGTAAAACTCCGCCTGCACCATCATAACCCGTAACAGGCTTTACAGCTGGAGCAAGTTCTTTATTTAATAAATACGGGATTACATAAGGTGCACCTGTTTTTGTCCATGAACCGAATAAAACCGAATCTTTAGGTGCCGCTTTTAAATCATCAATAGATTCAAGACCAGATTTTCCTGATACAACTAGAACCATATCACCTGAACCAGAATTTCCAATCCATTCAAATTCATTTAAATCATAATTTACAGATTCCTGATTTAATACATCAGAGCTCACCCAGTTTGCACGTCCAGGCAATGCAATCGTTAGACCATCTGGTTTTGTATCATTGAACATGACATTTGCTGCTGAAATACCGCCGCCGCCCGGTAAATTTTTAACGATAATTTTAGGATTTCCCGGTAAATATTTCGGTAGATGTTTAGCAACGATTCGACCTTCCGTATCTGTACCACCACCAGGAGCATAACCGATGATCATTGTAATCGTTTCACCCTCATAAGTGAATCCAGCCGTTTCTTTACTACCTTCCTCATTGCTAGTACCACTTTCACTTTCTGTATTAGCTGATTCTTGATTAGAAGAATTTTCTGAAGAAGTGGCGTTTTCAGTTCCCCCACATGCGGCCATCATAACTAGAAAAGTTAACGCTAGTAAAAAAAACATACCCCTTTTTACTAAATTTGCTGACATTATACATACCTCCTATTGTTTTGTATTCGTCTACCAGTGTTTCTTAACATCATTCAACTTCTTGTTCCTCTGCTCTTAACAAATTCGTTAACTGCAGAAGTGATTCTAATTTATCAACACTTAATAAAGTGGATAACAGGGTTTCAACTTGCTGAACTGGTAAAGCTGTTGAAGAAAGCTCACGAAACTTTTTTTGTAATTCAAACGACGTCATCGGATTTTCCGGACAACCTTTTGGGAATAATTCTTTTCCCTCGAAAACAGTGCCATCTTTTAATACAAGTCGGACAGTTGCGGAGGAACCAAAAGGAATATCTTCTTTACCATAGACATGTACACGATTGCACCAATTTAAAACCTCTTGATCTTTTCTTCGCTTTTCCGTATATTGGTACACATTCGTTTCTCTAGATAACAAAGCAATCGCTATGCTATAAGGCAAACTCATTTGTGCATCTAGAAAACTATCAACCTCTTTTTTTCCAAGCTGCATCGCAGCATGTGTGCTCGTGATGATTTCGATATGCTGTAAGTCTTCCTTTGAAAGATTATTAGTTTCTAGCAGCTGTAAAAATGCATCTAAAGAGGCATGGATACCACGACAGCAAGCATGTGGTTTAAAACCGGTTGTCATAATTCTGAAGTCTTCACCTAACCCTTTAGTCAAAACACTCAAATCAATCTTTTCGTCTGCTCCGCCAGTATATGTGCTACAAAACCCACCCCATTCGGCTTCAAAAATATATTTCGGACCTTTAAAGCCTTTACGTGCAAGGTAAGCCGCTATAATAGCATTTTCAGCCGCTTTTCCAGGATGAAATCTTTTCGTCATGGCACCATCTTCAATAAATGCCCATAACCCGCCTGTGTATGAACCTGCAATTCCAATAGCTGAGGCAATTTCTTCTTCATTTAATCCTAAAAGATAAGCAACAGCTCCAGCAGCACCTAATGTGCAGCACGTCCCCGTTGAGTGCCAGCCTTGTTTCGTATGAAATCTATAGCCACCGACACTTTCAGTTGCTCGTTCTGCGATTTCATAGCCAATTACGATTGCAGTTAATAAATCTTTTCCATTCGCTCCATGTTCAAGTGCTGCACTTAAGGCTGCAGGAACGATCACAGCCCCTGGATGACCACTGTTTTTACCAAAGTCATCCAGCTCTCGTGCATGAGCAGCTGTCCCATTTGCCAATGCACTTAATGGAACAGTCGTTTTCTCCTTTGTTCCCCAAACAATCGCATTTCCATTTCCTGAGAAGTCTTTTAAAGACTCTCGGACGATACTTGCTTCGATAGTGGTTGATCCAAAAATAATCGCACCCATCGTATCAATTAGGGCATAACGTGCCTTCTCAATTACATCTGATGGTAGGTCCTCGTAATTAAGATTTCTAATGAATGATGCTAGAGTTTCTGAACAGGTTTGTTTTAAAGCTTTCTCCAATAGTACGTCCTCCAATCCCCATTTTATTTAACTGGCTTAAAACATACTTAAAAGTAAGCCTGTATTCCAATAGATCCCGGCTAGATGCGCAAAGCCAACAATGATCAGCGTCAAGCACACTGTTAAAGCTAATGATCTCAAAATACTAACTTTACCTACCGATAGCATATAAACAAAAGCAAAGAGTGGTAAGGAAATGGCTAAACCTAAAAGATAAACTAGTATTACTAAGCCGATAATCCATGCAAAAATAATGGATGAACGACGGAGCGTTTCACCGCGTCCTCCTATATCATCAGGAGGAAGATCAAAATGCATCCCTACTTGATGTTTTTTACTATTCTTTAGCTCATTTATCAGTTGTATAACTAAGACTACAAGTACAAAAATACCTATCACTAAAGGAAAACGTGCTGCTAGTGCTGGCCAGCTTAAAGCCGGGATAAGAGCACTTACAAGAATGATCAATAGCAGAACTGTAAAAGCCGAACCACTCTCAATAAAGAGTTTAAATTTATTTCTCTTATTTTCAGATTCTACTTTTTCAACACTAGGTGCGACTTCATTATTACTAGTTGCGCCTGTATTAGGTTTTAACTTGCTTGACTTCAATGCTTTATAAGAGAAATATAATCCTGCAATAATGACGACCCATAGCACTAAAACAATTGGTCGATATACCCATGACATTCCAAAAACACTTAAGCTTACACTAAGATTTGCTTCCACCGAGCGACTTAGCACAATTCCCACCAATAACGGCGCTCTTGGCCAACCATATTGCTTGAAAGCGTATCCAAAGATACTCAAAATAATTAACATATATAAGTCATAAATACTGTTTTTATTATAGTAAGACGCTAAAAATAGAAACGGTACAAGCAATCCAAATAAATAATAATAAGGGATTCTAGTAACCTTTACAAATAAACCACTACCAGCAAAACAAATGAGGGCACCGATAATATTTGCTATCGCCAACCCCCAGATCAAAAAGTAAACAAGTGATAAACTACTTGGATTCGTAATGAGTCCTGATCCCGCCTGTACGCCATGTGCGAACATTACAATAAGTAGGAAAGCCATCGACACACTACCTGGAATACCAAAAGCAAGTGTCGGTATCATACTTCCGCCATATACAGCGTTATTTGCGCCATCAACACCAATTACACCACGAACGTCGCCTTTTCCAAATTTACTTTTGTCCTTCGCTGTTTGAACAGTCAATCCATATGCTAACCAATCGACAACAGCACTACCAATACCAGGTATTGCTCCGATTAATGTACCAAGCCCAGATGAACGTAAGAACACACCAGGGTTTTTAATAACATCTTTCGCACCTTGCAATTGCCCACGATATAAACTGCCTTTTATTGGTACTTCTGATACGGTCGTTCGTCTAACTGCTAAACTAATTAACTCTGGAACTGCAAAAATCCCAATACCAACTAAAGTAAGCGATATTCCTTCTAAGAAGTATGAATTGCTGAATGTCCATCTGGCAAAGCCTAAATTAGGGTCGGTACCTAAAGCACCAAGGAGGAGACCGAAGCCTCCAACTGCTAAGCCTTTAAGTGGTGAGCTCCCCGATAGAACCGCAATCATACTTACTCCCCAAAGGGACATAACTAAAAATTCTGAAGCGCCGAACATTAGTGCGAACGGCCGCATAACAGGTATCATTAACGATAAGATGACTGCCCCGAAAATTCCGCCTAATACTGAAGCGGTAAAAGAGGCTCCCAAAGCACGACCTGCTTCGCCTTTACGTGTCATTGCATAACCATCAATTATCGTTGCTTGTGAACTTGCACTTCCTGGTATACCAAGCAATATCGCAGGTATGGCATCACTTGTACAACCGACAGCGATGAAACCAATTAATAACGCAAACGCCATCATCGGATCCATTGCAAACGTAAATGGGATAAGCACACTAAGCATACTTACTGAGCCGATACCAGGAATAACAGCAATAAATAGCCCACTAATGACACCAATGATAAGCCAACCCATTGCGCTCCAACTTAATAGATCGGAAATTCCTTGAAGAGCTGCTTCAATCATTATTTACCTCCTATCTTTTGGTGCTAGTCTTTAAGAATGTTAAACTGTACTTACACTTTTAGCTGCATTCTTTCCAGCTAAGCGTCCAAAAACAGCATTTCTTGTTTGTCCTGTACAAGATGGATAGTTATTATAGAATAGGCCTAAAATATCTCCAGATGCATATAAGCCTTCAATCGGATTACCTGTTGTATTCACAACCTGTGCGTCTGAATTAATTTTCAAACCTCCAAAAGTAAATGTGATGCCGCCGGTAACAGGATACGCCACATATGGTGCTTCGATAATTGGCACAGCCCAGTTGGATTTTTGTGGAGTTAGATTCGACGTCTTTTTACCATCTTTGTGCGGCCATTCAAATTTTGTATCGTTGTCTACACTTTGGTTAAATTCGTTAACAGTATGCTCTAACACCTTTGGTTCAAGACCTAATTTCACTGCCAACTCATTAATGGTGTCTGCTTTAACTGGTGTAAAGCTTTGATAGATTTCACGCAGCAGTGGAACAGTTTGTTGATCAAATATTTGGTAAGCAATACCATCACTTTGGGCGATAATTTCCCATCCCGTTTTTGCATACGTATACGTACTTTCTGCCTCTCCTTCGTCAAAGAATCGGACCCCTTGAGAGTTCACTGTAATACCCATAGGATAACTATAATGGTTATAATCATCACTACATTCAACATCTGCTGCGGTTAAGCTAATGGGTGAGGCATGCGCTCCTTGCCATTGACCTGAAGGCATTGCACCTAAGTTGATTGCCATTTCTAAAACTTCACCGGTATTGTGGCGGCTGCCGCGAACTTTCATCAAGTCAGCATTTTTCCCTAAATACTTTGCTCTTTTTTCAGCGCTTGCCTGAAACCCTCCAGAGCACAAGATGACAGCGTTTGCAGAGATTTCATATTCCTTTTCCGGTCCTAATACGCGTACTCCCTCTACTTTTCGTTGATTCCCTAATAAAGCTGTTACAGGTGAGTTATAGCGCACTTCAATTCCTAAATTTTGGGCAATCCTATTCCAACGTCTTAATTGATTAATGCCGCCACCTTCTGACCGGATGTTGTGACCTGGTCCGAAATAACTAATACCGTCAATCACCACTAGCGTCATTGGCTCCCACTTATGTCCTAATTCTAGTAACCAATGCACTGCATCATTTGACTCTGAAACAAGTGTCTTTGCAATTTCTTCGTCCATTCTCCCGCCAGTTACTCGTTTTAAATCAGCTAAATAGGCTTCAGCAGTGTATGCAGGATGATGTTGTCGTTCAAATTCTTCTTTCGTAAATTGAGGAAGGAATTCTCTTATTTCCTGTGCACCTTCATGCACAAATCTAAAACCAGCAACCGTATAACGCGGATTACCACCAGCTTGATCTTCTGGTGCCTTTTCAAGCATGATAACTTTCTCCGCTCCATTCATCTTTGCAGATACTGCTGCCGCATATGCTGCCGTACCTCCACCAACGATCAGTACATCGCATTTTTCTACATTATTCATTTCCATCATCCTTTCTACTAAAGCTTGTCTAAAATAGACCCTACTTAGTAATCTCTTCAATTTTTTGTATTTTTGAGAGATTAGTTATTTGATAATTTAAAATTAACAGAATATACTGATTAGTACAATCTCTATTATTTATACTAATAATCAGTTTCAGTTATAATTAAATCGGATTCGGGGTGACTAGATGGAAATCCATCAACTTGAATATGTACTTGCTTTAGAAAAACACATGCATTTTTCAAAGGCTGCAAATGAAATCGCGGTTTCACAAGCAAATTTATCACAGCAAATTAAAAAGCTGGAAAACGAATTAGGCATCACACTTTTTACTCGCAATAACCGGTCTATTAAAATTACAAAAGCTGGTGAGGAATTTATTCAATATGCAAAAAAAATAGTTTTCGAGATTAAAAAAGCACAAGTTGCGATGCTAGAACATACAAATCTTAGTAAAGGAAGCGTAAAAATCGGAGCTAATAAATCGATCATCTACCTTGGAATCGCTTCTATTATTGCAAAGTTCCAAAAGCTCTATCCCGGTTTAGCCATTGAAATATACGAGGCAAATAGTCCCGAACTAGTAAAGAAACTACATAATTCGGAAATAGATGTAGCCTTTATAACCGTATCTGATTCATTACAGGAGGATTATGAATTTTCCCCATTATTAGAAGAACGATTAGGTTTGCTCACTTCTATCACACATCATCTAGCGACTAAGGATGTTGTAAATATCGGGGAATTATCCGAAGAAAGTTTTTTAGTCATCAAATCTAGTAATAATCATAACTCTCTTATTCAACTTTGCCAAAGCTATGGTTATGAGCCTAAAATTATTTTAGCAGGAACACAAATTGAGACATTGAAAGGATTAATTGAGGAAGACATCGGCATTTCCTTATTTTCTTCTAATATCGCTAAAAAATTATTGAGTTCGAAGACATCTTTTATTAACCTTGAACCACATCTAAAAACGATGTATGGTCTAGCAACCCCTAAACATGCCAGTATCTCTACAAAAGCTTTTAGAGATTTTGTACTTAGTAATGGATTGGGGTGAGTTTCTAAGTTATTACAAATACCTTATTAACACCCTACTTGCTTACTATATAAAAATAAGGATACTAATAGCCGCATGCTTAGTATCCCTATTTCTTATCATTAATTTTTCCAGTTTTACCTACGATGCAATTATTTTACTTATTCCATAACAGCATTAGGCAACCACGTAACTATTTCTGGGAAGATCATTACAAGGGCGATAAGCAGAGCATATAACACACAAAACGGAATAACCGATTTATAGAGATCTCCCATTTTAATATCAGGAGCAACTCCCTTAAGTACAAAGAGACTTATTCCAAAAGGTGGTGTTAAATATGCCATACAGCCATTGATAATAAACAATACCCCAAACCATAATAGATCAAATCCTAAATCACTTACAAGCGGTAGGAAGATTGGCGCCGTCATAAGAAGAATGGCAGTTGGATCAATGAACATTCCAAGAATAAAGAAAATGATTTGAATCACTATTAATATAATCCAACGATTTACATCGATTTCTAAAATCGCTTCAGCTATCCAACTCCCAACCCCTGTAGCTGTCACAATTCTTGCATATCCAACTGCAGCAATTAACAGCCAAAAAATCATACCATTTAACTTTACTGACATAGCCAGCATTTTTTTAATATTATCTAATGTCAGTTTCCGTTTAACCCCTGCACAAATTAACGAGCCAATTACACCAACAGCCGCTGCTTCTGTAGGGGTTGCTAATCCACTAAAAATGGATGCCAGTACTGCAATAATTACAAATACAGGAAGTATTACACCTTTTAATGACTCCATTTTTTCCTTCCAAGTAAAACGTTCCTCTACTGATAGAGAAGGACCCATATGGGGATTCATATAGCTTATGATGATTGCATAGCCTACAAAAATAATTGCAGCAAGTACACCAGGTATAACTCCAGCAAAGAAAAGTTTACCAGCAGAAACGTTACTCTCCATTGCATAAATAATCATAACAATACTCGGAGGAATTAGAATTCCAAGCGCACCACCCGCCATGATTACACCAGCTATTAACTTTTCATCGTAGCCGCGTTTTAGCATTGAAGGTCGTGCTGTTAAGCCTAATGTAGCTGTTGCAACAGTGGCAATCCCTACCATTGCACCGAACATTGCAGCAATTATGGTAGTCCCAGCAGCTAATCCACCTTTAATACCGCCAAACCAGCGATAAATCGCTTCATACATATCGTCAGCTAAATCACTATATCGTAATATCCCTGCCATTAAAATATACATCGGTAGTGCTGTCAATGTAAATTCCGTAACTTTACCAAATGATCCTAAGACGAACCCAACGATACTTGCTTCACCACTCCAAAAAAAGAAACCTAGTATAAGGGAAACTCCGCCCATTGCAAACGCAACTGGAATCCCAAGGAGGAGAAAAACTACTAGTGATCCAAAGATAAGCAATGTTAATAATCCTGGTTCCATTATTTAATCTCCTCCCATAAACGTTTACCTGTACAAACATGATAAATATCTTTTACTAAATTTATTAAGCCTTGTAGCCCTAATAATAGTCCACCGATCGGTAATATAACCCACTTGATCCACAATGGAATATTTAGTCCTGTACTAGCTACCGAACCTGCTGCCAGCAACTGTAATACACGGTCACCGCCATACCAAAAAAATGTCCAAGCGATCATCAAAATTAATATACCAGAAATAATTTCAACTATGCTTTTTACCT is part of the Bacillus sp. Marseille-P3661 genome and harbors:
- the tcuA gene encoding FAD-dependent tricarballylate dehydrogenase TcuA codes for the protein MNNVEKCDVLIVGGGTAAYAAAVSAKMNGAEKVIMLEKAPEDQAGGNPRYTVAGFRFVHEGAQEIREFLPQFTKEEFERQHHPAYTAEAYLADLKRVTGGRMDEEIAKTLVSESNDAVHWLLELGHKWEPMTLVVIDGISYFGPGHNIRSEGGGINQLRRWNRIAQNLGIEVRYNSPVTALLGNQRKVEGVRVLGPEKEYEISANAVILCSGGFQASAEKRAKYLGKNADLMKVRGSRHNTGEVLEMAINLGAMPSGQWQGAHASPISLTAADVECSDDYNHYSYPMGITVNSQGVRFFDEGEAESTYTYAKTGWEIIAQSDGIAYQIFDQQTVPLLREIYQSFTPVKADTINELAVKLGLEPKVLEHTVNEFNQSVDNDTKFEWPHKDGKKTSNLTPQKSNWAVPIIEAPYVAYPVTGGITFTFGGLKINSDAQVVNTTGNPIEGLYASGDILGLFYNNYPSCTGQTRNAVFGRLAGKNAAKSVSTV
- a CDS encoding TRAP transporter small permease subunit yields the protein MKKIVRAINAINNTMGIIAGVLLVLLSLVVFYDIISRYFFNSPTLYAFDLSTWLSGIAAFITGGYALLHNEHIRVDIFYERYPEKVKSIVEIISGILILMIAWTFFWYGGDRVLQLLAAGSVASTGLNIPLWIKWVILPIGGLLLGLQGLINLVKDIYHVCTGKRLWEEIK
- a CDS encoding LeuD/DmdB family oxidoreductase small subunit, which gives rise to MNEVVNGRCICFGDSVDTDVIIPGRYLVSIDPVELAQHAFEPLGKEVQTQLKASEVVVAGKNFGCGSAREQAATCLIGAGIKAVVAKSFSRVFFRNSINTGLRAVECPEAAAIIKDGDEISINFSLGEIKVNDQVYKFEPYPASLQKIIDDGGLIKSLEKNAISNS
- a CDS encoding tripartite tricarboxylate transporter permease — protein: MIEAALQGISDLLSWSAMGWLIIGVISGLFIAVIPGIGSVSMLSVLIPFTFAMDPMMAFALLIGFIAVGCTSDAIPAILLGIPGSASSQATIIDGYAMTRKGEAGRALGASFTASVLGGIFGAVILSLMIPVMRPFALMFGASEFLVMSLWGVSMIAVLSGSSPLKGLAVGGFGLLLGALGTDPNLGFARWTFSNSYFLEGISLTLVGIGIFAVPELISLAVRRTTVSEVPIKGSLYRGQLQGAKDVIKNPGVFLRSSGLGTLIGAIPGIGSAVVDWLAYGLTVQTAKDKSKFGKGDVRGVIGVDGANNAVYGGSMIPTLAFGIPGSVSMAFLLIVMFAHGVQAGSGLITNPSSLSLVYFLIWGLAIANIIGALICFAGSGLFVKVTRIPYYYLFGLLVPFLFLASYYNKNSIYDLYMLIILSIFGYAFKQYGWPRAPLLVGIVLSRSVEANLSVSLSVFGMSWVYRPIVLVLWVVIIAGLYFSYKALKSSKLKPNTGATSNNEVAPSVEKVESENKRNKFKLFIESGSAFTVLLLIILVSALIPALSWPALAARFPLVIGIFVLVVLVIQLINELKNSKKHQVGMHFDLPPDDIGGRGETLRRSSIIFAWIIGLVILVYLLGLAISLPLFAFVYMLSVGKVSILRSLALTVCLTLIIVGFAHLAGIYWNTGLLLSMF
- a CDS encoding TRAP transporter large permease — its product is MEPGLLTLLIFGSLVVFLLLGIPVAFAMGGVSLILGFFFWSGEASIVGFVLGSFGKVTEFTLTALPMYILMAGILRYSDLADDMYEAIYRWFGGIKGGLAAGTTIIAAMFGAMVGIATVATATLGLTARPSMLKRGYDEKLIAGVIMAGGALGILIPPSIVMIIYAMESNVSAGKLFFAGVIPGVLAAIIFVGYAIIISYMNPHMGPSLSVEERFTWKEKMESLKGVILPVFVIIAVLASIFSGLATPTEAAAVGVIGSLICAGVKRKLTLDNIKKMLAMSVKLNGMIFWLLIAAVGYARIVTATGVGSWIAEAILEIDVNRWIILIVIQIIFFILGMFIDPTAILLMTAPIFLPLVSDLGFDLLWFGVLFIINGCMAYLTPPFGISLFVLKGVAPDIKMGDLYKSVIPFCVLYALLIALVMIFPEIVTWLPNAVME
- a CDS encoding tripartite tricarboxylate transporter substrate-binding protein → MSANLVKRGMFFLLALTFLVMMAACGGTENATSSENSSNQESANTESESGTSNEEGSKETAGFTYEGETITMIIGYAPGGGTDTEGRIVAKHLPKYLPGNPKIIVKNLPGGGGISAANVMFNDTKPDGLTIALPGRANWVSSDVLNQESVNYDLNEFEWIGNSGSGDMVLVVSGKSGLESIDDLKAAPKDSVLFGSWTKTGAPYVIPYLLNKELAPAVKPVTGYDGAGGVLLAMERGEVQGAVIAHAAITEADLESGKLKILATSGSVDVGPNVPKIEDFLSEEQVQILNLTAAPGLGVPMVAPPNTDPEIVNILRTAYMEMMKDPEFLEENKAQSILLYPKNGEELAEMIKGYTETPENVIAEVQKIITG
- a CDS encoding LysR family transcriptional regulator, with product MEIHQLEYVLALEKHMHFSKAANEIAVSQANLSQQIKKLENELGITLFTRNNRSIKITKAGEEFIQYAKKIVFEIKKAQVAMLEHTNLSKGSVKIGANKSIIYLGIASIIAKFQKLYPGLAIEIYEANSPELVKKLHNSEIDVAFITVSDSLQEDYEFSPLLEERLGLLTSITHHLATKDVVNIGELSEESFLVIKSSNNHNSLIQLCQSYGYEPKIILAGTQIETLKGLIEEDIGISLFSSNIAKKLLSSKTSFINLEPHLKTMYGLATPKHASISTKAFRDFVLSNGLG
- a CDS encoding MmgE/PrpD family protein — its product is MEKALKQTCSETLASFIRNLNYEDLPSDVIEKARYALIDTMGAIIFGSTTIEASIVRESLKDFSGNGNAIVWGTKEKTTVPLSALANGTAAHARELDDFGKNSGHPGAVIVPAALSAALEHGANGKDLLTAIVIGYEIAERATESVGGYRFHTKQGWHSTGTCCTLGAAGAVAYLLGLNEEEIASAIGIAGSYTGGLWAFIEDGAMTKRFHPGKAAENAIIAAYLARKGFKGPKYIFEAEWGGFCSTYTGGADEKIDLSVLTKGLGEDFRIMTTGFKPHACCRGIHASLDAFLQLLETNNLSKEDLQHIEIITSTHAAMQLGKKEVDSFLDAQMSLPYSIAIALLSRETNVYQYTEKRRKDQEVLNWCNRVHVYGKEDIPFGSSATVRLVLKDGTVFEGKELFPKGCPENPMTSFELQKKFRELSSTALPVQQVETLLSTLLSVDKLESLLQLTNLLRAEEQEVE
- a CDS encoding 3-isopropylmalate dehydratase large subunit, coding for MGKTFAEKALARASGVEEARAGQILNVFPNLYMSHIASWRCIETYEKLQHKRIYDRDRIAIVLDHISPAKTEKQAKHQQLCREFAEREGIKKFYDVDAGIAHIVLMEEGNIRPGDVIIGTDSHSTIYGALGAFGTGVGFSEITATWVTGELWMKVPETIKVVINGPLAEGVSAKDIMLKLIGDLTADGATYCSIEFHGSYVESLSVSERMTLCNLAMELGAKCSYVPPDDVVRSFLAQSGLTPADYDEIHPDPDANYIRVIEIDGPTLVPYVSCPHTVDNVKTIDEIAGTPVNQVFIGSCANAKFDDFVVAARYLKGRKVKKGVRLIVTPASKKTLDRIIKEGIYTTFLEAGALFTNPGCGSCAGDGGAMAPGEVTLSTANRNFRGRMGSYDSEIYLASPAVAAATAVTGVITNPQDILNEVKI